The following are encoded together in the Marmota flaviventris isolate mMarFla1 chromosome 18, mMarFla1.hap1, whole genome shotgun sequence genome:
- the Taf1c gene encoding TATA box-binding protein-associated factor RNA polymerase I subunit C isoform X1: MDFPRSLCPSLFMAGPLGMNDAPDLSFMCSWRDVLTLPESQPHDAKNAIPRLAKDLLWEPLAPGPLPLMPPGPDSWDPGVTAQDLLFRGGRHYRRQPQVVLDVTEQLSRFLWDHGDIAFAPLGKLMLENFKLEGTRSRSKKMTVVTVKRLLQDLGGHQPWGCPWAWISHRQRRFSILGGPVLNKSVSSLLGKLLHEELALRWEQLLLDDAFTGGALAWVPGRTARVGQLVYPAGGALDKLCFQEVSLTSGGNPRVFGDPGYIQLRGPVRQVVTCTVQGETLLAVRSDYHCAMWKVSRQEPPTPLQTLQVEKGATGISLSPHLPGELAVCSRSGAVCMWTPQDGLQQVYKDPETLVFRDPSPWRWADFTAHPRVLTVGDRTGVKIVDTQGPPGCGLLLFRGGAEASCQKGERVLVTHYLGQASSDCLPPTLHLVCTQFSLYLMDERLPLVPVLKWDHGLPSPPLLIRLLPPPGPGLPQPLLLGGQGGQFQLLHLTGAGSSTPRLAGPPQSLPSRTDSLSAFPLLEPKSQGQLQERLEAPTIGLAATVAHCASAPVLSIFQLSKAGDVFSQPFRLHRDTEPPEPPSDPDPGPTCPAPRATASPQDPPPKPLAPSWSPQAIARCSHWLEALLEVPPAPAVWAAPTFSHRRLLGRMELQKDAGRVPQGLRAAMAEGRLLQQRDLGSLPRAEPPPAPQSGPQDELTERLGAAWEGQGAAWWERRQFRTLEPDGRTKRPKRRSQLSSTFSSLTSGLDLPEASSPPHSPNQMSSETRPHSTGTLHSQELSQEPWTQGIPLERRQTLRDYMAKLPLQNDTLGHSPKLPTQAPSAQASSAQATPSHQHTPVLSGSRPPRKKARMGF, from the exons ATGGATTTCCCCAGATCCCTGTGTCCCTCATTGTTTATGGCTGGTCCCCTTGGTATGAATGATGCCCCTGACCTGTCCTTCATGTGCAGCTGGAGAGATGTTCTGACGCTGCCAGAGTCCCAGCCCCACGATGCCAAG AATGCCATCCCTCGCCTGGCCAAGGACCTGCTGTGGGAGCCGTTGGCACCTGGGCCCCTGCCCCTGATGCCTCCTGGTCCTG ACTCCTGGGACCCTGGTGTGACTGCCCAGGACCTCCTTTTCCGAGGAGGTCGCCACTACCGGAGGCAGCCTCAGGTCGTACTGGATGTGACTGAACAG CTCAGCCGGTTCCTGTGGGATCATGGGGACATAGCCTTTGCACCCCTGGGGAAGCTGATGCTGGAGAATTTCAAACTGGAGGGTACCCGT AGCCGCTCCAAGAAGATGACAGTGGTCACTGTGAAGAGGCTGCTCCAGGACCTTGGTGGACACCAGCCCTGGGG GTGTCCCTGGGCATGGATCAGCCACCGGCAGCGTCGCTTCTCCATCCTCGGGGGCCCAGTGCTTAACAAGTCAGTGTCCAGCCTCCTGGGCAAGCTGCTGCATGAGGAGCTGGCCCTGCGCTGGGAGCAGCTGCTCTTAGACGATGCCTTCACTGGGGGTGCCTTGGCCTGGGTGCCCGGAAGGACAGCCCGGGTGGGCCAGCTGGTCTACCCTGCGGGAGGTGCCCTGGACAAGCTGT GTTTCCAGGAGGTCAGTCTGACCTCAGGAGGCAATCCTCGGGTCTTTGGGGACCCTGGGTACATCCAGCTGCGCGGACCTGTCCGGCAGGTGGTGACCTGCACCGTCCAGGGAGAAA CTCTGCTGGCCGTCCGCTCTGATTACCACTGTGCCATGTGGAAGGTCAGCAGGCAGGAGCCGCCAACCCCGCTGCAGACGCTGCAGGTGGAGAAGGGGGCCACGGGGATCAGTCTCAG CCCACACCTGCCCGGGGAGCTGGCCGTCTGCAGCCGTTCTGGAGCCGTCTGTATGTGGACCCCTCAGGATGG GCTGCAGCAAGTCTACAAAGACCCTGAGACCCTTGTGTTCCGGGACCCTTCTCCCTGGCGCTGGGCAGACTTCACCGCCCACCCTCGGGTGCTGACAGTGGGTGACCGCACTGGGGTGAAGATAGTTGACACTCAG GGCCCGCCAGGCTGCGGACTGCTGCTTTTCCGTGGGGGGGCAGAGGCCTCCTGTCAGAAAGGAGAACGTGTCCTGGTCACCCACTATCTGGGGCAGGCCAGCTCTGactgcctccctcccaccctccatcTCGTCTGTACCCAG TTCTCGCTCTACCTGATGGACGAGCGCCTCCCCCTCGTGCCCGTGCTGAAGTGGGACCACGGCCTCCCTTCTCCGCCCCTGCTCATCCGCCTGCTGCCTCCCCCCGGCCCTGGCTTGCCACAGCCCTTGCTCCTGGGAGGCCAGGGGGGGCAGTTTCAGCTGCTGCACCTCACAG GAGCGGGGTCCTCCACACCCCGGCTGGCAGGGCCCCCCCAGTCTCTTCCCTCCAGGACCGATTCCCTCTCTGCATTTCCTCTCCTGGAACCCAAGAGCCAGGGGCAGTTGCAGGAGCGTCTGGAAGCGCCAACCATAG GTCTGGCCGCCACTGTCGCGCACTGTGCCTCTGCACCAGTCCTGTCCATCTTCCAGCTCTCCAAGGCTGGGGACGTCTTCTCCCAGCCTTTCCGCCTCCACAGAGACACGGAGCCCCCCGAGCCTCCCAGCGACCCGGACCCTGGGCCCACCTGCCCTGCACCCAGGGCCACGGCATCACCCCAGGACCCACCTCCCAAGCCTCTCGCACCTTCCTGGAGCCCCCAGGCCATCGCCCGCTGTAGCCACTGGCTAGAGGCCCTGCTGGAGGTGCCCCCTGCCCCGGCTGTGTGGGCTGCACCCACCTTCTCCCACCGCCGGCTGCTGGGCCGCATGGAGCTGCAGAAGGATGCAGGGAGAGTGCCACAGGGACTCCGGGCGGCCATGGCTGAAGGGCGGCTCCTGCAGCAGAGGGACCTGGGCTCGCTGcccagggcagagccaccccccgcGCCTCAATCAGGCCCACAGGATGAGCTTACCGAGCGCTTGGGGGCAGCCTGGGAAGGCCAAGGGGCTGCCTGGTGGGAGAGGCGGCAGTTCAGGACCTTGGAGCCTGATGGCCGGACCAAGCGGCCCAAACGCCGGTCTCAGCTGTCCAGCACCTTCTCCTCGCTCACCAGCGGTTTAGATCTCCCAGAGGCCAGCAGCCCTCCTCACAGCCCAAACCAGATGTCCTCAGAGACTAGGCCTCACTCTACAGGGACACTGCACTCCCAGGAGTTGAGTCAGGAGCCGTGGACCCAGGGCATCCCCTTGGAGCGGCGGCAAACCCTCCGGGACTACATGGCCAAACTGCCACTTCAAAATGACACTCTGGGACATAGCCCAAAACTCCCCACCCAGGCCCCCAGTGCCCAGGCCTCCAGTGCCCAGGCCACCCCCTCCCATCAGCACACCCCTGTCCTCTCCGGCTCTCGGCCCCCCAGGAAGAAGGCACGCATGGGCTTCTGA
- the Taf1c gene encoding TATA box-binding protein-associated factor RNA polymerase I subunit C isoform X2, whose amino-acid sequence MLENFKLEGTRSRSKKMTVVTVKRLLQDLGGHQPWGCPWAWISHRQRRFSILGGPVLNKSVSSLLGKLLHEELALRWEQLLLDDAFTGGALAWVPGRTARVGQLVYPAGGALDKLCFQEVSLTSGGNPRVFGDPGYIQLRGPVRQVVTCTVQGETLLAVRSDYHCAMWKVSRQEPPTPLQTLQVEKGATGISLSPHLPGELAVCSRSGAVCMWTPQDGLQQVYKDPETLVFRDPSPWRWADFTAHPRVLTVGDRTGVKIVDTQGPPGCGLLLFRGGAEASCQKGERVLVTHYLGQASSDCLPPTLHLVCTQFSLYLMDERLPLVPVLKWDHGLPSPPLLIRLLPPPGPGLPQPLLLGGQGGQFQLLHLTGAGSSTPRLAGPPQSLPSRTDSLSAFPLLEPKSQGQLQERLEAPTIGLAATVAHCASAPVLSIFQLSKAGDVFSQPFRLHRDTEPPEPPSDPDPGPTCPAPRATASPQDPPPKPLAPSWSPQAIARCSHWLEALLEVPPAPAVWAAPTFSHRRLLGRMELQKDAGRVPQGLRAAMAEGRLLQQRDLGSLPRAEPPPAPQSGPQDELTERLGAAWEGQGAAWWERRQFRTLEPDGRTKRPKRRSQLSSTFSSLTSGLDLPEASSPPHSPNQMSSETRPHSTGTLHSQELSQEPWTQGIPLERRQTLRDYMAKLPLQNDTLGHSPKLPTQAPSAQASSAQATPSHQHTPVLSGSRPPRKKARMGF is encoded by the exons ATGCTGGAGAATTTCAAACTGGAGGGTACCCGT AGCCGCTCCAAGAAGATGACAGTGGTCACTGTGAAGAGGCTGCTCCAGGACCTTGGTGGACACCAGCCCTGGGG GTGTCCCTGGGCATGGATCAGCCACCGGCAGCGTCGCTTCTCCATCCTCGGGGGCCCAGTGCTTAACAAGTCAGTGTCCAGCCTCCTGGGCAAGCTGCTGCATGAGGAGCTGGCCCTGCGCTGGGAGCAGCTGCTCTTAGACGATGCCTTCACTGGGGGTGCCTTGGCCTGGGTGCCCGGAAGGACAGCCCGGGTGGGCCAGCTGGTCTACCCTGCGGGAGGTGCCCTGGACAAGCTGT GTTTCCAGGAGGTCAGTCTGACCTCAGGAGGCAATCCTCGGGTCTTTGGGGACCCTGGGTACATCCAGCTGCGCGGACCTGTCCGGCAGGTGGTGACCTGCACCGTCCAGGGAGAAA CTCTGCTGGCCGTCCGCTCTGATTACCACTGTGCCATGTGGAAGGTCAGCAGGCAGGAGCCGCCAACCCCGCTGCAGACGCTGCAGGTGGAGAAGGGGGCCACGGGGATCAGTCTCAG CCCACACCTGCCCGGGGAGCTGGCCGTCTGCAGCCGTTCTGGAGCCGTCTGTATGTGGACCCCTCAGGATGG GCTGCAGCAAGTCTACAAAGACCCTGAGACCCTTGTGTTCCGGGACCCTTCTCCCTGGCGCTGGGCAGACTTCACCGCCCACCCTCGGGTGCTGACAGTGGGTGACCGCACTGGGGTGAAGATAGTTGACACTCAG GGCCCGCCAGGCTGCGGACTGCTGCTTTTCCGTGGGGGGGCAGAGGCCTCCTGTCAGAAAGGAGAACGTGTCCTGGTCACCCACTATCTGGGGCAGGCCAGCTCTGactgcctccctcccaccctccatcTCGTCTGTACCCAG TTCTCGCTCTACCTGATGGACGAGCGCCTCCCCCTCGTGCCCGTGCTGAAGTGGGACCACGGCCTCCCTTCTCCGCCCCTGCTCATCCGCCTGCTGCCTCCCCCCGGCCCTGGCTTGCCACAGCCCTTGCTCCTGGGAGGCCAGGGGGGGCAGTTTCAGCTGCTGCACCTCACAG GAGCGGGGTCCTCCACACCCCGGCTGGCAGGGCCCCCCCAGTCTCTTCCCTCCAGGACCGATTCCCTCTCTGCATTTCCTCTCCTGGAACCCAAGAGCCAGGGGCAGTTGCAGGAGCGTCTGGAAGCGCCAACCATAG GTCTGGCCGCCACTGTCGCGCACTGTGCCTCTGCACCAGTCCTGTCCATCTTCCAGCTCTCCAAGGCTGGGGACGTCTTCTCCCAGCCTTTCCGCCTCCACAGAGACACGGAGCCCCCCGAGCCTCCCAGCGACCCGGACCCTGGGCCCACCTGCCCTGCACCCAGGGCCACGGCATCACCCCAGGACCCACCTCCCAAGCCTCTCGCACCTTCCTGGAGCCCCCAGGCCATCGCCCGCTGTAGCCACTGGCTAGAGGCCCTGCTGGAGGTGCCCCCTGCCCCGGCTGTGTGGGCTGCACCCACCTTCTCCCACCGCCGGCTGCTGGGCCGCATGGAGCTGCAGAAGGATGCAGGGAGAGTGCCACAGGGACTCCGGGCGGCCATGGCTGAAGGGCGGCTCCTGCAGCAGAGGGACCTGGGCTCGCTGcccagggcagagccaccccccgcGCCTCAATCAGGCCCACAGGATGAGCTTACCGAGCGCTTGGGGGCAGCCTGGGAAGGCCAAGGGGCTGCCTGGTGGGAGAGGCGGCAGTTCAGGACCTTGGAGCCTGATGGCCGGACCAAGCGGCCCAAACGCCGGTCTCAGCTGTCCAGCACCTTCTCCTCGCTCACCAGCGGTTTAGATCTCCCAGAGGCCAGCAGCCCTCCTCACAGCCCAAACCAGATGTCCTCAGAGACTAGGCCTCACTCTACAGGGACACTGCACTCCCAGGAGTTGAGTCAGGAGCCGTGGACCCAGGGCATCCCCTTGGAGCGGCGGCAAACCCTCCGGGACTACATGGCCAAACTGCCACTTCAAAATGACACTCTGGGACATAGCCCAAAACTCCCCACCCAGGCCCCCAGTGCCCAGGCCTCCAGTGCCCAGGCCACCCCCTCCCATCAGCACACCCCTGTCCTCTCCGGCTCTCGGCCCCCCAGGAAGAAGGCACGCATGGGCTTCTGA
- the Taf1c gene encoding TATA box-binding protein-associated factor RNA polymerase I subunit C isoform X3 encodes MKCSPRCPWAWISHRQRRFSILGGPVLNKSVSSLLGKLLHEELALRWEQLLLDDAFTGGALAWVPGRTARVGQLVYPAGGALDKLCFQEVSLTSGGNPRVFGDPGYIQLRGPVRQVVTCTVQGETLLAVRSDYHCAMWKVSRQEPPTPLQTLQVEKGATGISLSPHLPGELAVCSRSGAVCMWTPQDGLQQVYKDPETLVFRDPSPWRWADFTAHPRVLTVGDRTGVKIVDTQGPPGCGLLLFRGGAEASCQKGERVLVTHYLGQASSDCLPPTLHLVCTQFSLYLMDERLPLVPVLKWDHGLPSPPLLIRLLPPPGPGLPQPLLLGGQGGQFQLLHLTGAGSSTPRLAGPPQSLPSRTDSLSAFPLLEPKSQGQLQERLEAPTIGLAATVAHCASAPVLSIFQLSKAGDVFSQPFRLHRDTEPPEPPSDPDPGPTCPAPRATASPQDPPPKPLAPSWSPQAIARCSHWLEALLEVPPAPAVWAAPTFSHRRLLGRMELQKDAGRVPQGLRAAMAEGRLLQQRDLGSLPRAEPPPAPQSGPQDELTERLGAAWEGQGAAWWERRQFRTLEPDGRTKRPKRRSQLSSTFSSLTSGLDLPEASSPPHSPNQMSSETRPHSTGTLHSQELSQEPWTQGIPLERRQTLRDYMAKLPLQNDTLGHSPKLPTQAPSAQASSAQATPSHQHTPVLSGSRPPRKKARMGF; translated from the exons ATGAAGTGCTCACCCAG GTGTCCCTGGGCATGGATCAGCCACCGGCAGCGTCGCTTCTCCATCCTCGGGGGCCCAGTGCTTAACAAGTCAGTGTCCAGCCTCCTGGGCAAGCTGCTGCATGAGGAGCTGGCCCTGCGCTGGGAGCAGCTGCTCTTAGACGATGCCTTCACTGGGGGTGCCTTGGCCTGGGTGCCCGGAAGGACAGCCCGGGTGGGCCAGCTGGTCTACCCTGCGGGAGGTGCCCTGGACAAGCTGT GTTTCCAGGAGGTCAGTCTGACCTCAGGAGGCAATCCTCGGGTCTTTGGGGACCCTGGGTACATCCAGCTGCGCGGACCTGTCCGGCAGGTGGTGACCTGCACCGTCCAGGGAGAAA CTCTGCTGGCCGTCCGCTCTGATTACCACTGTGCCATGTGGAAGGTCAGCAGGCAGGAGCCGCCAACCCCGCTGCAGACGCTGCAGGTGGAGAAGGGGGCCACGGGGATCAGTCTCAG CCCACACCTGCCCGGGGAGCTGGCCGTCTGCAGCCGTTCTGGAGCCGTCTGTATGTGGACCCCTCAGGATGG GCTGCAGCAAGTCTACAAAGACCCTGAGACCCTTGTGTTCCGGGACCCTTCTCCCTGGCGCTGGGCAGACTTCACCGCCCACCCTCGGGTGCTGACAGTGGGTGACCGCACTGGGGTGAAGATAGTTGACACTCAG GGCCCGCCAGGCTGCGGACTGCTGCTTTTCCGTGGGGGGGCAGAGGCCTCCTGTCAGAAAGGAGAACGTGTCCTGGTCACCCACTATCTGGGGCAGGCCAGCTCTGactgcctccctcccaccctccatcTCGTCTGTACCCAG TTCTCGCTCTACCTGATGGACGAGCGCCTCCCCCTCGTGCCCGTGCTGAAGTGGGACCACGGCCTCCCTTCTCCGCCCCTGCTCATCCGCCTGCTGCCTCCCCCCGGCCCTGGCTTGCCACAGCCCTTGCTCCTGGGAGGCCAGGGGGGGCAGTTTCAGCTGCTGCACCTCACAG GAGCGGGGTCCTCCACACCCCGGCTGGCAGGGCCCCCCCAGTCTCTTCCCTCCAGGACCGATTCCCTCTCTGCATTTCCTCTCCTGGAACCCAAGAGCCAGGGGCAGTTGCAGGAGCGTCTGGAAGCGCCAACCATAG GTCTGGCCGCCACTGTCGCGCACTGTGCCTCTGCACCAGTCCTGTCCATCTTCCAGCTCTCCAAGGCTGGGGACGTCTTCTCCCAGCCTTTCCGCCTCCACAGAGACACGGAGCCCCCCGAGCCTCCCAGCGACCCGGACCCTGGGCCCACCTGCCCTGCACCCAGGGCCACGGCATCACCCCAGGACCCACCTCCCAAGCCTCTCGCACCTTCCTGGAGCCCCCAGGCCATCGCCCGCTGTAGCCACTGGCTAGAGGCCCTGCTGGAGGTGCCCCCTGCCCCGGCTGTGTGGGCTGCACCCACCTTCTCCCACCGCCGGCTGCTGGGCCGCATGGAGCTGCAGAAGGATGCAGGGAGAGTGCCACAGGGACTCCGGGCGGCCATGGCTGAAGGGCGGCTCCTGCAGCAGAGGGACCTGGGCTCGCTGcccagggcagagccaccccccgcGCCTCAATCAGGCCCACAGGATGAGCTTACCGAGCGCTTGGGGGCAGCCTGGGAAGGCCAAGGGGCTGCCTGGTGGGAGAGGCGGCAGTTCAGGACCTTGGAGCCTGATGGCCGGACCAAGCGGCCCAAACGCCGGTCTCAGCTGTCCAGCACCTTCTCCTCGCTCACCAGCGGTTTAGATCTCCCAGAGGCCAGCAGCCCTCCTCACAGCCCAAACCAGATGTCCTCAGAGACTAGGCCTCACTCTACAGGGACACTGCACTCCCAGGAGTTGAGTCAGGAGCCGTGGACCCAGGGCATCCCCTTGGAGCGGCGGCAAACCCTCCGGGACTACATGGCCAAACTGCCACTTCAAAATGACACTCTGGGACATAGCCCAAAACTCCCCACCCAGGCCCCCAGTGCCCAGGCCTCCAGTGCCCAGGCCACCCCCTCCCATCAGCACACCCCTGTCCTCTCCGGCTCTCGGCCCCCCAGGAAGAAGGCACGCATGGGCTTCTGA